GGGATTATCCTCGTTGCCCATTTGAGCACTTCCCTCAAGAAGTCATACGTTGGAGTCACATCGTATGTTGGACCATGCTCCAGTCCAGTCCCACAAATTACCCCGCCATCCTCCCCATCTTGAATTACGTAGGAGTCGTTCCATGCTGGTGGGCATACAAGCGGTTCAATCTGGCCTTCTTTAAGAGGTTCCGTTTTGACAATTTGATGCTTATAGGGCTTTATCGGGATGAAATCCCTATCCAGTCCAGCCATCTCATTTATTATCGGTGCCCAAGCGTTTGTAGCGTTAACAACAACGTCAGCTTTTATAGTCCCCCTGTTTGTTTTCACCCCTTTGACCTCGTTGTTTTCCACGATAATATCAGTTACCTCGGTGTATTCATAAATCTCAGCCCCGAGCTCTTTGGCTTTTCTTGAAAAGGCAAAGACGGTTTTGAAGGGATTCGCCTTCCCATCGGTTGGGTTCCACTGTCCGGCCAAGAACTCATCGGCATTTAATAGAGGAACTATCTCTTTTGCCTCCTCTGGAGTTATGAGCCTTGTTGGGACGCCGAACCTGTTGTGGAGCTTTATGTTCTCCTTAAACGCCTCAACTTCCTCTTCAGTTGTTGCGAGGAAGAGATACCCAGTCTGCTTGAAGTTTATGTCGTATTCAAGTTCCTCGCTAAGCTTTTTCCATCTCTCAACGTTGTATTTTTGCAACTTAATGTTTGCCTCATCCGTAAACTGCTGCCTGATTCCAGTTGCACACCTAAACGTTGAGCCACTCCCAAGATATTCCTTCTCAACGAGAACAACGTCAACACCAAGCTTTGCCAGATGGTAGGCTATTGAAGTGCCGGTGCTTCCTCCGCCTATGACAACTACCTCAGCTTTACTCTTCATTCATATCACCCACCAGAACTCCTGCCGGAACTGGTCTAATTGGAATTCTCGTTGCGGGGAGCTTTATCTCATCCGGGCTCTTCCCGGTTTTTCTTGCTATTATGCTGATCACCATGGGAAGGCACGTCCTTCCCTGACATGGCCCCATGCCAATCCTCAAAAGGCGCTTTATCATCTCAATGTCTGCAACCCCCTGCTCAATTAGCGCCTCAATCTCCTCGAGAGTTACTTCGTTACATCTGCATATTATCCTCTCACCCTTTTCACTCATTCTCTCACCACCTTAACGGCCCTAACATCCCATGCCAGCTCTATGGGCATCTCAACGGTTATAATCGGTGTATCCCCCTTGCTTTTCTCCCTTGGGATCACCGTCACTACTTTACCCTTCCCAACCTCCTTTCCAACCCTGTTGAGCAGAACCACCTCCTCACCAACTTTCGGGATTGGAAGAATCTCGTGGGGCATTGTTACCCTTGCTTTGTCCCCAAGGTAGTGAACCATGAAAAACGCCAGTCCCGGGCAAATCTGCACGCACAGAGAACAGCCGATACACTTTTCGTAATCAACGATTGGAACGGCATTTGGATGCTCCATAAGAACCGCATTGGTTGGGCATATCTCTTTGCACGGCGTACACGGGATTTCTTGAGGGCACTCGGGAACGGCCACGGGTTTTTGCCTCAGCCTCTCTTCACTCGGCAAACCAACGTACTTTTT
The Thermococcus sp. 2319x1 DNA segment above includes these coding regions:
- a CDS encoding FAD-binding oxidoreductase, producing MKSKAEVVVIGGGSTGTSIAYHLAKLGVDVVLVEKEYLGSGSTFRCATGIRQQFTDEANIKLQKYNVERWKKLSEELEYDINFKQTGYLFLATTEEEVEAFKENIKLHNRFGVPTRLITPEEAKEIVPLLNADEFLAGQWNPTDGKANPFKTVFAFSRKAKELGAEIYEYTEVTDIIVENNEVKGVKTNRGTIKADVVVNATNAWAPIINEMAGLDRDFIPIKPYKHQIVKTEPLKEGQIEPLVCPPAWNDSYVIQDGEDGGVICGTGLEHGPTYDVTPTYDFLREVLKWATRIIPALKYVHVLRQWAGQYAKTPDSNPAIGKINSIDGFYIAAGFSGHGFMMAPGVGEAMAELIVKGKTHVPLDWEWYDPHRFERGELRSTAFQIG
- a CDS encoding (2Fe-2S)-binding protein, which encodes MSEKGERIICRCNEVTLEEIEALIEQGVADIEMIKRLLRIGMGPCQGRTCLPMVISIIARKTGKSPDEIKLPATRIPIRPVPAGVLVGDMNEE
- a CDS encoding 4Fe-4S binding protein, with the protein product MSEIPNYLREGYLSVEELKKYVGLPSEERLRQKPVAVPECPQEIPCTPCKEICPTNAVLMEHPNAVPIVDYEKCIGCSLCVQICPGLAFFMVHYLGDKARVTMPHEILPIPKVGEEVVLLNRVGKEVGKGKVVTVIPREKSKGDTPIITVEMPIELAWDVRAVKVVRE